In the genome of Streptomyces lydicus, the window TCAAGCGTGAAAGATTCCGGGAGTGACCCTGGACCTGTGCCGGATGTTCGCAGCATCTCTGAAGCGAGGGGAGGGGCGCGGGAGATCTCAAGTTCCGTTCTCGATGTGATCGACCTGAAAGGCGAGATAAGTAAACCTGGTCCGGGAGTTTCGCCCTGCGGAGACAAGGGTGCGGGTAAGTTCTATACGATCCATCATCCCTGGTCTGTTAGTGGCGTTCCGGTCGAGGAGATGAAGAAGGCCATGGAGCGCCTCAGGAAGAGCCTCCCGGGGAAGGGGTGGAAGATTGTCAGTTACGGCCCTGACGCAAGTCCCAGCAAGAGTCTTGAGCTCGTGGCTGACTCCACGAAAAAGAAGTTCTCCATCAGCATCCGGCTCCTTGACCGGACCAAGCGAGCCAACCCCGGTTCGCTCAAAGCGCTCATTTCTGTGGACCTGACTTCGGCGTGCTTCCAGGTGCCGAAGGGCAAGGTTGTGGACGGGTACTGATCGCCCGGCCTGTGATCGGCAGCCCACTCGCCGCAAACGGGCCAACCACCGGGCGGACGTGCAGCGGCGGCACCTCATCGGTACCCGAGCGCTTCATTGGAGCCGCGCGCGGCCAAATCCATCTGAGGCCATGCTTCCGGGTTTTGCTCTCGAATTGCAGTTGGGGTGGGCGTACATGCGCTGTACGCCCACCCCGAGTCACCTGAGCTGCTGATCGCTACTGGAAGAACCCGGCAGCCCGGCGGTCCGTTGCCCGGTAGTCCGCGCTGCCCGAACGGATCTTGGTTGCGACCTCGTGCAGGGTGCTCTGGATGTGGCTGGCCCGGGCGTTCCACTGGCGTTCTGCGGCCTGGAATGCCTGGTGGGCCTCGCCTTCCCAGGAGTTGGAGACGCGCTTGACCGCGCCCCAGATCCTGTCGAGTTCGGCTTGCAGTTCCTTGGCGGAACGCTCGATGTCGGCGGCGGTCTGCTCTACCGCGCCGTAGGTCACCCTGAGGTTCTCGTCGCCGGCCATTTCTCCCCCACTGGTGGTGGCTGATCGGTGGATGTCGCTTTACCGGAAGCCTGCTCCTGAGGTGTAGGCACAGGTGCAGGCGCGGGTGTTCAGTAGTTGCTGATGCCGCTGGCGGAGCCGGTGTTGAGCTGGCCGCCGGGGGCGGCGCCGTTGACGTCGATGCCGCGGAAGCTGGAAAGCACCTCGGAGTCGTTGGACTGGCTGGTGGTGCCGGTCTGGGCGATCGCGTCGTTGATGCCGTCGAGCATGCGGCGCAGGGCGGCGTGGTCCTCGTTGAGGGCGTTCTGGGCCTGCTTGAAGGCGCTGGCGCCCTGGCCGGTCCATGCCGACTCGACTGCGGAGATGGCGTTGACCAGCGTCCGCAGCTGGGACGACATCGCCTGACTGCCGCTCTGGATCTCGTTCTTGAGCTTTTCGATCTCCGCATAGGTAAGTGCGGTATTGCCTGCCATGATCCACCTTCCCCCATGAGTGGGTTACCGAAGAGCTGAGTGAGAGGTCTTGGTGTTCAGCTCGGATTGTTGGCCGCATCTTGAAAGATGCGGGTTTCTGCGCCGGCTGCTCGTGGCGTGGGCAGCCGGAGGTCTGGTTGCTGTGTGGTTCTGGTTTCTCTGTGGTGTTCGCCGCCCGTTGCGTCCGCGATGAGGTCCGTCATTGCGTCCGCCGGCGTCGGACGATGATCAGTCCGCCGGCTGCCAGGGCCGCGACTGCTGCGGTCAGTCCGGCGGCGAGGGGCCAGGGCAGTGAGTTGTCCGGGGTGCCGGCGGGCTTCTGGGGGGCGTCGGCTGCTGAGTTGTCTGACCTTGACTGCGGGGTTTTGGGCGGAGTGGTGGTTCCGCGGGCGGCAAGCAGCGGGTTGATGTCGGCGGGGCCGGGGTCGCCCTCCTTGTCCAGGAGCACCTTTCGGGGGCGGACGATGCCGTAGCCGAGGTATTTGCTGGGGACCTTGCCGTCCTCCGGTTTGCCGGCGGTCTCCATCATGACCCGCAGGACCTGGTTGTTCGTCCAGGTGGGGTGGGCGGACCAGATCAGGGCGGCGGAGGCTGAGGCGATGGCGGTGGCTTGGCTGGTGCCCTGGGCGATGCAGTTCACCAGTTTTTCAGTGCAACGGGTCGGAATGCTGGCACCTGGCGCCGCCAGCGCCACCTGTGCCCCGTGGGTCGAGAACTTCGTAGCGTTCAGTTTTTTGTCCACGGCCCCGACGCCGACGACACCGGGGGTGATGGCGGGGTAGGAAGGGGAGTTTCCCCTGTCGCCGTCATTTCCTGGGGCGGCGAAGATCAGACTCCCCTTCTTGTTGGCGTAGAAAACCGCTGACTGCAATACAGCCCCGGCCTCTTCACCGGCCTGTCCGCCCTGGGAGATGTTGATGACCTTCGCACCGTGATCCGCCGAATAACGGATGGCCTTGGCCATGCGGGAAGTCCAGTTCCCGTTGATGCTCCTGACGGGGAGG includes:
- a CDS encoding WXG100 family type VII secretion target, yielding MAGNTALTYAEIEKLKNEIQSGSQAMSSQLRTLVNAISAVESAWTGQGASAFKQAQNALNEDHAALRRMLDGINDAIAQTGTTSQSNDSEVLSSFRGIDVNGAAPGGQLNTGSASGISNY
- the mycP gene encoding type VII secretion-associated serine protease mycosin — protein: MRSRQWYLDAMQAERIWRTSTGEGVTVAVIDSGVDSSVPELRGQLLPGKDFSGEGRGPNYDSEGHGTSMAMIIAGRRSGSGAWGLAPGSKILPVRSINGNWTSRMAKAIRYSADHGAKVINISQGGQAGEEAGAVLQSAVFYANKKGSLIFAAPGNDGDRGNSPSYPAITPGVVGVGAVDKKLNATKFSTHGAQVALAAPGASIPTRCTEKLVNCIAQGTSQATAIASASAALIWSAHPTWTNNQVLRVMMETAGKPEDGKVPSKYLGYGIVRPRKVLLDKEGDPGPADINPLLAARGTTTPPKTPQSRSDNSAADAPQKPAGTPDNSLPWPLAAGLTAAVAALAAGGLIIVRRRRTQ
- a CDS encoding WXG100 family type VII secretion target, which codes for MAGDENLRVTYGAVEQTAADIERSAKELQAELDRIWGAVKRVSNSWEGEAHQAFQAAERQWNARASHIQSTLHEVATKIRSGSADYRATDRRAAGFFQ